From a single Rutidosis leptorrhynchoides isolate AG116_Rl617_1_P2 chromosome 5, CSIRO_AGI_Rlap_v1, whole genome shotgun sequence genomic region:
- the LOC139847417 gene encoding NAP1-related protein 2-like: protein MVTDKGKKPKTGEKTEVDEQIDAEVVQSVEKLQEIQDELEKINEEVSDKILEIEQKYYNIRKPVYDKRNEIIKSIPDFWLTAFLAHPALSDLLNEEDQKIFKHLTSLEVEDSKDMKSGYTITFMFSPNPYFENEKLTKSITFLDEGTTKVSATPIMWKEGMGLSNGVEPEKNGNKRPHEDDSFFSWFSGTQRKEDVDEIQDGVAEMIREDLWVNPLAYFSNDADEEDFDEEDTEDEEDIGTDDSDEEEEEGDEDQGN, encoded by the exons ATGGTGACTGACAAAGGTAAAAAACCCAAAACTGGTGAGAAAACAGAAGTTGATGAACAAATTGATGCCGAGGTTGTTCAATCAGTTGAAAAATTGCAAGAAATTCAGGATGAGCTTGAAAAG ATCAATGAAGAGGTAAGTGACAAAATTCTGGAAATTGAGCAGAAGTATTACAACATTAGGAAACCCGTGTACGACAAGCGGAATGAAATTATCAAATCGATTCCCGACTTTTGGTTGACTGCT TTCTTGGCTCACCCTGCACTCTCTGATCTTCTTAATGAAGAAGACCAAAAG ATATTTAAGCATCTGACCTCTCTTGAAGTTGAAGATTCTAAAGATATGAAATCGGGTTATACGATTACATTT ATGTTCAGTCCTAACCCGTACTTTGAGAATGAGAAGCTGACGAAAAGTATCACTTTTCTTGATGAGGGAACAACAAAAGTTAGCGCGACGCCAATTATGTGGAAAGAGGGCATG GGACTTTCAAATGGAGTTGAACCTGAGAAGAATGGAAACAAGCGGCCCCATGAGGATGACAG CTTCTTTAGCTGGTTCAGTGGGACCCAACGAAAAGAGGACGTGGATGAAATTCAAGATGGA GTTGCTGAAATGATTAGAGAGGATCTATGGGTTAATCCTCTTGCGTACTTTAGTAAT gATGCTGATGAAGAAGATTTTGACGAGGAGGATACTGAAGATGAGGAG GACATTGGCACTGATGActcggatgaagaagaagaagaaggtgatgAGGACCAAGGGAACTAA